A region from the Marinobacter sp. SS13-12 genome encodes:
- a CDS encoding ATP-binding protein, which translates to MKRPVLTAQKMFRSLRLTLVLSIVVPLMVFSGVAIYVGLGAVEENLNDRLREDLELVARAVSGPLSQAMSDGDEIVMGESLKSIFRIGRVFGASVFDEDGQQVASLGVADTDVTRSDSAERVIASGKVGGAFRQVDGVSVFSQFTPLIVGDGRIQGLLQVTRKRSDFHELVASSRIWAVTIWSMVSLMVILVVVLGHYGAVGRHVSRLLGIMEQMAPGRWRVDEAPAGPRELRQIHEGLRDMGERMMQAETEIRASVERERELAEQLEYQEKVAMIGRVAGGVAHELGAPLSVIQGRANILGRGDLADGDRRHLTDIEHQVERMTLIIQQLLDCFRHVPDSRRKTDLAATAKEVVGRIREEPRCQGVEIRSAIPNRTADILAEPTRLEMACVNIIRNACQAARSTVTVALAEHDGLWELRVGDDGPGIAEAMRERIFEPFFSTRAAGEGTGLGLAVVGSVLKEHGGRIEVGSSPEGGCRMSTFWPVYQHQEALGENSHEP; encoded by the coding sequence ATGAAAAGGCCTGTGCTCACCGCTCAAAAAATGTTCCGGTCACTACGCCTGACCCTGGTATTGAGCATCGTCGTTCCGCTTATGGTGTTCAGTGGTGTCGCTATCTATGTGGGGCTGGGTGCCGTGGAGGAAAACCTGAACGATCGTCTGAGAGAGGATCTGGAGCTTGTTGCCCGTGCGGTTAGCGGCCCGCTCTCACAGGCCATGTCTGATGGCGATGAAATTGTCATGGGCGAGTCGCTGAAATCGATATTCCGGATTGGCCGGGTGTTCGGGGCCTCCGTTTTCGATGAGGATGGTCAGCAGGTTGCCAGTCTGGGGGTTGCTGACACTGACGTCACCCGCAGTGACAGTGCCGAGCGGGTTATCGCCAGCGGTAAAGTCGGCGGTGCCTTTCGCCAGGTTGACGGGGTTTCTGTTTTTTCCCAGTTCACGCCGCTGATTGTCGGCGATGGCCGGATTCAGGGGCTGCTTCAGGTGACTCGCAAGCGCAGTGACTTCCACGAGTTGGTGGCATCCAGCCGCATCTGGGCCGTCACCATCTGGTCAATGGTGTCGCTGATGGTCATCCTCGTTGTGGTGCTGGGGCACTACGGAGCAGTCGGGCGTCATGTCAGCCGTTTGTTGGGAATCATGGAGCAGATGGCACCCGGGCGCTGGCGAGTTGACGAAGCGCCCGCCGGGCCACGGGAACTGCGCCAGATTCACGAGGGCCTGCGTGATATGGGGGAGCGCATGATGCAGGCAGAAACCGAAATAAGGGCAAGCGTCGAGCGTGAAAGGGAACTTGCCGAACAGCTCGAATACCAGGAGAAAGTGGCCATGATTGGCCGCGTGGCGGGTGGTGTTGCCCACGAACTTGGCGCTCCACTGAGTGTCATTCAGGGTCGTGCCAACATACTGGGCCGGGGCGATCTGGCTGACGGTGACAGGCGACATCTCACGGATATAGAGCACCAGGTCGAGCGCATGACACTGATCATCCAGCAGCTACTTGATTGCTTCCGTCACGTTCCTGACTCCCGCCGCAAGACCGATCTGGCGGCAACCGCAAAGGAAGTCGTGGGGCGCATCCGTGAAGAGCCCAGGTGCCAGGGGGTAGAGATCCGGTCCGCAATCCCCAATAGGACGGCAGACATCCTGGCAGAGCCGACCCGTCTTGAGATGGCATGCGTGAATATCATCCGTAATGCCTGCCAGGCGGCCCGCTCAACAGTGACAGTGGCTCTTGCCGAGCATGACGGGCTGTGGGAGTTGCGGGTGGGTGACGATGGTCCGGGGATAGCGGAAGCCATGCGTGAGCGCATTTTCGAGCCCTTCTTCAGTACCCGCGCTGCGGGTGAAGGGACCGGTCTTGGGCTCGCCGTTGTTGGCAGTGTGCTCAAAGAGCACGGCGGCCGGATTGAGGTGGGCTCGAGCCCTGAGGGCGGATGCCGGATGTCTACTTTCTGGCCGGTTTATCAACACCAGGAAGCCCTTGGAGAGAACAGTCATGAGCCGTAA
- a CDS encoding sigma-54 dependent transcriptional regulator codes for MSRNPSSILLVEDDASLRTLLAEELEVDGYRVICAGTAEEGRRLALESGADLVVSDLRLPDGDGLSILRQLQAEGRSVSFIIITAFGTVDQAVEALKAGADDFLTKPLSTDHLRLKIKRLLAHAAITSELARYKSQTTEDNSLGLVGESRALVQLRNEIKQVARSQAAVLISGESGTGKELVARAIHRESDRRGRPFIPVNCAGIPQELMESEFFGHEAGAFTGAKSSRPGLFAEADGGTLLLDEIGEMPLALQAKLLRVLQEGTIKPVGADQEEKVDVRIIAATHQDLIKAVEQGNFREDLYYRLETLTLVVPPLRERGDDVDLLAMHFLRDSAKRHNRGFLQMSEVVSQILADYPFPGNVRELGSAIERAVTFCEGEVILPEHLPARIRKRRTETPEARPGLPAGNLADWPTLDQVQQDYVERVITAVDGNKRRAAQILGVNRRTLYRWLDSEKDEAHD; via the coding sequence ATGAGCCGTAATCCATCCTCGATTCTGCTGGTGGAAGACGACGCCAGTTTACGAACCTTGCTGGCGGAAGAGCTTGAGGTGGACGGTTACCGGGTAATCTGCGCCGGAACAGCGGAGGAAGGGCGCAGGCTCGCCCTGGAATCAGGCGCTGATCTGGTTGTTTCGGATCTCCGGCTTCCGGACGGTGATGGGTTGTCGATACTCCGGCAGCTGCAGGCTGAGGGCAGGTCGGTGTCGTTTATCATCATTACTGCTTTTGGCACGGTCGATCAGGCGGTGGAGGCCCTCAAGGCGGGCGCCGATGATTTTCTCACCAAACCACTCTCCACCGATCATCTGAGATTGAAGATCAAGCGTTTGCTGGCCCACGCGGCCATTACCAGCGAACTGGCTCGCTACAAGTCGCAGACCACAGAAGACAATTCACTCGGCCTGGTGGGTGAAAGCCGGGCATTGGTACAGCTGAGGAATGAGATCAAACAGGTGGCCAGAAGCCAGGCCGCGGTTCTGATCAGCGGTGAAAGCGGGACCGGCAAGGAGCTGGTGGCCCGCGCAATCCACAGGGAGAGTGACCGCAGGGGCCGGCCGTTCATCCCGGTTAATTGTGCCGGCATTCCACAGGAACTGATGGAAAGTGAGTTCTTCGGTCATGAAGCCGGCGCCTTCACCGGGGCGAAATCCTCGCGTCCGGGGCTGTTTGCAGAGGCGGATGGTGGCACGCTGCTGCTGGACGAAATCGGAGAAATGCCCCTGGCCTTGCAGGCTAAGTTGTTGCGGGTATTGCAGGAAGGCACGATCAAGCCGGTGGGCGCCGACCAGGAAGAGAAGGTGGATGTACGCATCATCGCTGCAACCCATCAGGATCTGATCAAAGCCGTGGAGCAGGGGAACTTCCGGGAAGACCTTTATTACCGGCTGGAAACCCTGACCCTGGTCGTGCCTCCGCTGCGGGAGCGTGGAGACGACGTGGACCTCCTCGCCATGCACTTTCTGAGGGATTCGGCGAAGCGGCACAACCGTGGTTTCCTGCAGATGAGCGAGGTGGTATCACAGATCCTCGCTGACTACCCGTTTCCGGGCAATGTTAGAGAGTTGGGCAGTGCCATAGAGCGGGCTGTGACCTTCTGCGAAGGTGAGGTAATCCTCCCGGAGCATCTGCCCGCCCGGATACGTAAACGCCGGACGGAGACACCTGAAGCAAGGCCCGGCCTGCCCGCAGGAAATCTCGCAGACTGGCCCACCCTGGATCAGGTTCAGCAGGATTATGTCGAGCGTGTTATCACTGCCGTGGATGGCAACAAGCGGCGGGCCGCACAGATACTGGGGGTAAATCGTCGCACTCTTTATCGCTGGCTGGATAGCGAAAAGGACGAGGCTCATGACTAA
- a CDS encoding MFS transporter, with amino-acid sequence MPTPKDDTAERLYSLIANEEDARVCTDIPEEACREVPRNFFLILGSNVLTKLGDLLISPKTVLAWLLSAIGAPALVAWLVPIRESGSMIPQMVIGAWVRQKPVRKWFWTLGSFGQAASVIAMAASVWFLEGYAAGGSIIAALIVFSLARGFCSVSMKDVQGKCIPKTRRGRLSGLASTLGGTATVILTALLFWDRGDPTIGFYTVLLLLAASLWIIAGFLFAGVEEYDGETGGGGNAMAEAFNSLSLLRDDVPFRKFVVTRALLLCSALAAPYFVVLAQKESDIGWMLGVFLLASSLASSLSASFWGWAADTSSRKVMIRGAAMASGVCLVVGTIALIDRTETGSVWFYPVAFFILSVAHAGVRLGRKTYLVDMAGGNKRTDYTAVSNTVIGGLLLVTGGFTALISMVSDVAVILVLGLMGLAGMFNALRLQEVTSD; translated from the coding sequence TTGCCAACCCCGAAAGATGACACTGCCGAGCGACTGTACAGCCTGATCGCCAACGAAGAAGACGCACGCGTCTGCACCGATATTCCCGAGGAGGCCTGCCGCGAGGTTCCCCGCAACTTCTTCCTGATTCTTGGCAGTAACGTGCTGACCAAACTCGGCGATTTGTTGATCAGCCCCAAAACGGTCCTGGCCTGGCTGCTGAGTGCGATCGGCGCACCTGCACTGGTGGCCTGGCTGGTCCCGATCCGTGAATCGGGGTCGATGATTCCGCAGATGGTGATCGGAGCCTGGGTGAGGCAAAAGCCGGTGCGAAAATGGTTCTGGACGCTCGGGAGCTTCGGGCAGGCGGCAAGTGTCATCGCCATGGCTGCAAGTGTGTGGTTTCTGGAGGGCTACGCTGCCGGTGGTAGCATCATTGCCGCACTCATCGTTTTTTCCCTGGCCCGCGGCTTCTGCTCCGTGTCCATGAAGGACGTGCAGGGCAAGTGCATTCCCAAAACCCGGCGGGGACGGCTCTCCGGCCTGGCGTCCACCCTCGGCGGCACCGCCACCGTTATCCTGACGGCCCTGCTGTTCTGGGACCGGGGGGATCCGACGATCGGTTTTTATACGGTGCTGCTGCTACTGGCTGCCTCACTCTGGATTATTGCCGGCTTCCTGTTTGCCGGTGTTGAAGAATACGACGGTGAAACCGGCGGTGGTGGCAATGCCATGGCAGAAGCCTTCAACAGTCTTTCCCTGCTCCGCGATGACGTTCCGTTCCGGAAATTTGTGGTCACCCGGGCACTGCTGCTCTGTTCGGCCCTGGCCGCCCCCTACTTTGTGGTTCTGGCACAGAAGGAATCCGATATTGGCTGGATGCTGGGGGTTTTCCTGCTGGCCAGCAGTCTCGCCAGCTCACTCAGCGCCAGTTTCTGGGGCTGGGCTGCCGACACTTCGAGCCGGAAAGTGATGATTCGTGGCGCCGCCATGGCCAGTGGTGTATGCCTGGTCGTGGGCACCATCGCACTGATCGACCGAACCGAAACCGGCAGCGTCTGGTTTTACCCGGTCGCTTTCTTCATTCTGAGCGTGGCCCACGCCGGTGTACGGCTGGGCAGAAAAACTTATCTGGTGGATATGGCCGGAGGCAACAAACGCACCGACTATACAGCGGTGAGCAACACCGTCATCGGTGGCCTGCTGCTGGTAACTGGTGGCTTTACGGCGCTGATCTCGATGGTGTCGGATGTGGCGGTCATTCTTGTGCTGGGCCTGATGGGGCTGGCGGGTATGTTCAATGCACTACGTTTGCAGGAGGTAACCTCCGACTGA
- a CDS encoding DUF4168 domain-containing protein, with translation MNKLLVSLTASLALLAAGPALAQDNQQSPESADSDGGYSDPAAAGTQNTNFNDQELKQFVKAQEGINDIRDEYMEKIEAADSQQKAQELQMEANDEMVTVIEDAGMDIPTYNSIATAYNSEPQVRNRVDALM, from the coding sequence ATGAACAAGCTTCTCGTTTCATTGACCGCATCCCTGGCACTGCTTGCCGCCGGCCCTGCCCTCGCGCAGGACAACCAGCAAAGCCCGGAATCTGCTGACAGCGACGGTGGCTACAGCGACCCGGCTGCTGCAGGCACCCAGAACACCAATTTCAACGACCAGGAACTGAAGCAGTTCGTTAAAGCTCAGGAAGGCATCAATGATATCCGTGACGAATACATGGAGAAAATTGAAGCAGCCGATTCCCAGCAAAAAGCCCAGGAACTGCAGATGGAAGCCAATGATGAGATGGTGACCGTGATTGAGGATGCCGGGATGGATATTCCCACCTACAACTCAATCGCAACTGCCTACAACAGCGAGCCGCAGGTACGGAACCGCGTTGACGCGCTGATGTAA
- the dctP gene encoding TRAP transporter substrate-binding protein DctP, with amino-acid sequence MRRFCHWRAPLFAMVILLLAGCSDSPSPTATREDAEEKPTYPVTWRFALEEIEGSVQHRYALELKERIESISDGNILIDIFPYGSIGTSIQLTDLAREGSVHLAFASPGHLADVVPETGVFTLHFLLSDDENVNRDILASDELVQMFSEPYAEQDLQLHGFVPEGWMVWTANKPLKTPADFDGLAFRTMTSKISAEAYRAYGATPTPAPYSQVYSDLQLQRIEGQANPVFAIEEMGFYEVQNTMTFARPAQFVTSVVSNKAWFDALPDDQKRWLEDALDEVSPLAWEVQAELNASRLETIRQNSDIRTVELTEQERDRFREASLSVRESYARIAGKRGEAILERLIGMVDEAESDVPDL; translated from the coding sequence ATGCGAAGATTTTGCCATTGGCGGGCCCCATTGTTTGCGATGGTTATTCTGCTACTGGCTGGCTGTTCCGACAGCCCCTCTCCAACCGCAACCCGTGAAGATGCCGAAGAAAAGCCCACCTACCCGGTCACCTGGCGGTTCGCCCTTGAAGAAATTGAGGGCAGCGTCCAGCACCGTTATGCGCTGGAACTGAAAGAGCGTATCGAAAGCATCTCGGACGGCAATATCCTTATCGACATCTTTCCCTACGGCTCGATCGGAACGTCCATCCAGTTGACCGATCTGGCCCGCGAGGGGTCGGTCCATCTTGCTTTTGCATCCCCCGGGCATCTGGCCGACGTGGTTCCGGAAACCGGCGTTTTCACCCTCCACTTCCTTCTGTCGGACGACGAGAATGTAAACCGGGATATTCTGGCCAGTGATGAACTGGTGCAGATGTTCAGCGAACCCTACGCAGAACAGGACCTCCAGCTCCACGGCTTTGTACCCGAGGGCTGGATGGTCTGGACCGCTAACAAACCCCTGAAAACACCTGCCGATTTCGACGGGCTCGCATTCCGCACCATGACCTCGAAGATTTCGGCGGAAGCCTACAGGGCCTATGGCGCGACACCGACTCCGGCGCCCTACTCGCAGGTATACAGCGACCTGCAGTTACAACGTATTGAAGGGCAGGCCAACCCGGTTTTTGCCATTGAAGAGATGGGATTTTACGAGGTCCAGAACACCATGACTTTTGCCAGGCCCGCCCAGTTTGTCACCTCAGTGGTTTCCAACAAGGCGTGGTTTGACGCCCTCCCGGACGACCAGAAACGCTGGCTGGAAGACGCGCTGGATGAGGTCTCACCTCTTGCCTGGGAAGTACAGGCGGAGCTCAATGCCAGCCGCCTTGAAACCATCCGGCAGAACAGCGACATTCGCACCGTTGAGCTGACAGAACAAGAGCGTGACCGTTTCCGCGAAGCCAGCCTGTCGGTTCGCGAAAGCTACGCCCGCATCGCGGGCAAACGGGGAGAAGCCATTCTGGAACGCCTCATCGGCATGGTCGATGAGGCGGAGTCGGACGTCCCCGACCTCTGA
- a CDS encoding methyl-accepting chemotaxis protein, with the protein MGLLSRPILFMGVSVAVVVAIVATMGAPLIGLDGSSVLAGLVIGLVVATAYLVLRVLEPVERSLKQLSAGELSDESLLGKQCSGLLAEAKAGRALIEALSGSADKSAISAAQVSFAADQLKVRLDRQVSETSQMSEYAGQITESVRESAQQATDAATMALQNRQVSIEGREALTSAIDSVRAVHEQSSENLRLIQELNEKSNKIQGVTTTIQGIAEQTNLLALNAAIEAARAGDQGRGFAVVADEVRQLAGRTAQATGEVAETLQEIRSDTSLIVSRIEDLAKSVEAGLESVESVGERLDQIRDQSDRVQQQVARIAEIDQNNEQSLQQVSGAIETVRDQITESDTSVASLAQQAATLMELAEEANAAFALNSDESYHRAFYDQARQGADRIGKLFEQAVRDGQLSENALFDKKREPIPNTDPQKYSSSYDRFTDQQLPSVQEAVKAAHSSMVYAIAIAPDGYVPTHNRDFAHAPTGDPKVDLMKSRSKRLFNDRTGARCGSHTQSMLLQTYRRDTGEIMHDLSVPIYVNGKHWGGFRLGYKPDSH; encoded by the coding sequence ATGGGTTTACTCAGTCGACCTATTCTGTTTATGGGGGTGTCGGTTGCGGTTGTTGTTGCCATCGTGGCGACAATGGGGGCACCGTTGATCGGGCTGGACGGTTCGTCGGTTTTGGCGGGCCTGGTAATCGGCCTGGTGGTGGCCACCGCTTATCTGGTATTGCGGGTACTGGAGCCGGTAGAACGTTCCCTCAAGCAACTGAGTGCCGGCGAGCTCTCTGATGAGAGCCTCCTGGGTAAACAGTGTTCGGGCCTCCTTGCCGAGGCGAAGGCCGGTCGCGCTCTGATTGAGGCGCTGTCGGGAAGTGCCGACAAGAGCGCGATTTCGGCGGCCCAGGTGTCTTTCGCAGCGGATCAGTTAAAGGTCCGCCTGGACCGCCAGGTCAGTGAAACCTCGCAGATGTCGGAGTATGCCGGGCAGATTACAGAAAGTGTGCGGGAATCCGCCCAGCAGGCCACGGACGCCGCTACCATGGCCCTGCAGAATCGGCAGGTGAGCATTGAAGGCAGGGAAGCGCTGACATCGGCCATAGACAGTGTGCGGGCGGTGCACGAGCAGTCCAGCGAGAATCTGAGGCTGATCCAGGAGCTGAACGAGAAATCCAACAAGATCCAGGGTGTCACCACCACCATTCAGGGAATCGCCGAACAGACCAACCTGCTCGCACTGAACGCGGCCATTGAGGCGGCCCGTGCGGGCGATCAGGGGCGCGGCTTCGCCGTTGTCGCCGATGAGGTCAGGCAACTGGCCGGTCGAACCGCACAGGCAACCGGTGAAGTGGCCGAAACCCTTCAGGAAATCCGCTCTGATACCTCCCTGATTGTCTCGCGAATCGAGGACCTTGCCAAAAGCGTCGAGGCTGGCCTGGAATCGGTTGAAAGTGTCGGTGAGCGCCTGGATCAGATTCGCGATCAATCCGACCGGGTTCAGCAGCAGGTGGCCCGTATTGCCGAGATTGACCAGAATAACGAACAAAGCCTGCAGCAGGTGTCTGGCGCCATTGAAACGGTCCGGGACCAGATCACGGAGAGTGATACCAGCGTGGCTTCCCTCGCCCAGCAGGCCGCAACCCTGATGGAACTGGCGGAAGAGGCCAATGCCGCCTTTGCCCTGAACAGTGATGAAAGTTATCATCGGGCCTTCTATGATCAGGCCCGCCAGGGTGCAGACCGTATCGGCAAGCTCTTCGAACAGGCGGTTCGTGACGGACAGCTGTCCGAGAACGCTCTGTTTGACAAGAAGAGGGAGCCCATACCGAATACCGATCCCCAGAAGTACTCAAGCAGTTATGACCGGTTTACTGACCAGCAGCTTCCATCGGTGCAGGAAGCGGTAAAGGCAGCTCATTCGTCCATGGTGTATGCCATAGCCATCGCGCCCGATGGCTATGTGCCTACCCATAACCGTGATTTTGCCCATGCACCAACCGGCGATCCGAAAGTGGACCTGATGAAAAGCCGCAGCAAGCGGCTGTTCAACGACCGCACCGGCGCCCGTTGTGGCAGCCATACCCAGAGTATGCTGCTGCAGACCTATCGTCGGGATACCGGGGAAATCATGCATGACCTGTCGGTGCCGATTTATGTGAACGGTAAACACTGGGGCGGTTTCCGCCTGGGTTACAAACCGGACAGTCACTGA
- a CDS encoding PhoX family phosphatase, which translates to MAKHDLDPNYLDPNFEPVVNHSGNTSFASVLTARMQRRTLMKGSVGAALASVMGMGLVGCSDSDDDNGSTTGDVQSSTELGFKPVAVSTENRVVVPEGYSTETFVPWGTPITGSYPEYRADGTNTGEDQEQQVGMHHDGVHFFPIDQKSGGNSSTEGLLVMNHEYINQGALHANGPTRAADNGNVRPADEVRKEIAAHGVSVIHIRRDSNGAWDIVFGSPFNRRITGNTEMDIRGPLRGYSKLITAYSPNATQTRGTLNNCAMGPTPWGTYLTAEENWHGYFATADTERPREYVRHGVNDNSRYDWELADTGADEYMRFNVTTTGASSAAEDYRNEANTYGYMVEIDPFTPESKPQKRTALGRFGHEGVIFASAKEGEPVVCYSGDDSRFEYIYKFVSSKPYHAATAGGYLLDEGTLYVARFNADGSGDWLALDLEDADFADKVAAAQGTLVGDIQFDGFENQADVVVNTRLAADIAGATTMDRPEWGAVDPKTGEVYFTLTNNSNRGKEGFDDVNAANPIVENATGHIIRWTEAGNDHTATSFDWDIFVFAGEQGTETVVDGEAVVTLDDTNIFNSPDGLWFDYNGRLWIQTDGSDAAPYQNNMMLAANPVTREIKRFFVGPVGCEVTGVVSTPDVKTMFVNIQHPDGNWPNAAEDRPRDATVIVTRDDGGVIGA; encoded by the coding sequence ATGGCGAAGCATGACCTGGATCCGAATTATCTGGATCCCAATTTCGAGCCCGTTGTAAATCATTCCGGCAATACGTCCTTCGCATCGGTGCTGACCGCAAGAATGCAGCGGCGCACTTTGATGAAAGGCAGTGTTGGCGCTGCCCTGGCAAGTGTTATGGGGATGGGCCTCGTTGGTTGCTCTGACAGTGACGACGACAACGGCAGCACCACTGGTGATGTCCAGTCCAGCACAGAGTTGGGATTCAAGCCGGTGGCGGTTTCAACCGAAAACCGCGTTGTTGTTCCGGAAGGCTACTCGACTGAAACCTTTGTGCCCTGGGGAACGCCGATCACTGGCAGCTATCCTGAATACCGCGCCGATGGCACCAACACCGGCGAAGACCAGGAGCAGCAGGTTGGTATGCATCACGATGGCGTGCACTTTTTCCCGATCGACCAGAAGTCCGGGGGCAACAGCTCTACCGAAGGCCTGTTGGTCATGAACCACGAATACATCAACCAGGGCGCGCTGCATGCCAACGGCCCGACCAGAGCTGCTGATAACGGGAATGTTCGTCCGGCGGACGAAGTTCGCAAGGAGATTGCGGCTCACGGTGTTTCCGTTATTCACATCAGGCGCGACAGCAATGGTGCCTGGGACATCGTTTTCGGCAGCCCCTTTAACCGGCGCATTACCGGCAATACCGAAATGGATATTCGTGGCCCGCTTCGTGGCTACAGCAAGCTGATCACCGCCTACAGCCCGAATGCCACCCAAACCCGCGGTACCCTCAACAACTGCGCGATGGGCCCGACGCCATGGGGGACCTATCTTACGGCGGAGGAGAACTGGCATGGCTACTTTGCCACCGCCGATACCGAGCGCCCCCGTGAATATGTGCGACATGGTGTAAATGACAACTCCCGTTATGACTGGGAGTTGGCTGATACGGGTGCCGACGAATACATGCGTTTCAACGTAACAACCACCGGCGCTTCTTCTGCAGCCGAGGATTATCGTAACGAGGCGAACACTTACGGCTACATGGTTGAGATTGATCCTTTCACCCCCGAGAGCAAACCCCAGAAACGGACGGCTCTGGGCCGTTTTGGTCATGAGGGTGTTATCTTTGCGTCTGCCAAAGAAGGTGAGCCGGTGGTTTGCTACTCCGGTGATGACTCCCGCTTCGAATACATCTACAAGTTTGTCTCTTCCAAGCCTTACCATGCCGCAACGGCTGGCGGCTACCTGCTGGATGAAGGCACGCTCTACGTCGCCCGATTCAACGCCGACGGCTCCGGCGACTGGCTGGCACTGGATCTGGAAGACGCAGACTTTGCCGACAAGGTTGCAGCCGCTCAGGGAACCCTGGTGGGCGATATCCAGTTTGATGGTTTCGAGAATCAGGCCGACGTTGTGGTGAATACCCGTCTGGCGGCCGACATCGCAGGTGCCACCACGATGGACCGCCCGGAATGGGGCGCTGTTGATCCGAAAACCGGAGAGGTTTACTTCACGCTGACCAACAACAGCAACCGTGGGAAAGAAGGGTTTGACGACGTTAACGCTGCGAACCCGATTGTTGAGAATGCCACCGGCCATATTATCCGCTGGACAGAAGCCGGCAACGACCACACAGCGACCAGCTTTGACTGGGACATCTTTGTGTTCGCCGGTGAACAGGGAACCGAAACCGTGGTTGATGGAGAAGCAGTGGTTACCCTGGACGATACCAATATCTTCAACAGTCCCGACGGCCTGTGGTTTGATTACAATGGACGCCTGTGGATTCAGACCGATGGCAGTGATGCCGCGCCGTACCAGAACAATATGATGCTGGCAGCCAATCCGGTGACCCGTGAAATCAAGCGATTCTTCGTCGGTCCGGTAGGTTGTGAGGTCACCGGCGTCGTATCGACACCGGATGTGAAGACCATGTTCGTCAACATCCAGCATCCGGACGGCAACTGGCCGAATGCGGCGGAGGACCGTCCCCGGGATGCAACAGTGATCGTAACGCGGGATGATGGAGGTGTGATCGGCGCCTGA
- the rlmJ gene encoding 23S rRNA (adenine(2030)-N(6))-methyltransferase RlmJ → MLSYLHAFHAGNFADIQKHSALVLALRMMQAKPSAIACFDTHAGSASYDLAGDRAQKTGEANSGVQKVWRYREQLQSEDWQVLIEELAPGAGHHGEIERYPGSPHWFYRYLREQDSLTAFELHPAESETLAQWGSGRSGVRICREDGLKGLLRGLPPRQPRLLVLTDPSYEVKSEYEDVAEALTRAWQKCRHGVYLIWYPILAGSAHERLKNAVSGGPVRKVLCSEITLRQSPERGMSGSGMLVINPPWGFDRRLAAMMEAVSASDCLGITSTMDWLVPE, encoded by the coding sequence ATGTTGAGTTACCTTCACGCTTTTCACGCCGGTAATTTCGCCGATATCCAGAAACATTCAGCGCTGGTGCTGGCTTTGCGAATGATGCAGGCCAAGCCTTCTGCGATTGCCTGCTTTGATACCCACGCAGGCAGTGCAAGCTATGATCTTGCCGGTGACCGGGCGCAGAAAACGGGTGAAGCAAACTCGGGGGTTCAAAAAGTCTGGCGCTACAGGGAACAACTGCAATCGGAGGACTGGCAGGTTCTCATCGAGGAGCTGGCACCCGGAGCAGGGCACCATGGTGAGATTGAGCGTTATCCCGGTTCTCCCCACTGGTTTTACAGGTATCTGCGTGAGCAGGACAGCCTGACGGCCTTTGAACTGCATCCGGCCGAAAGTGAAACTCTGGCCCAGTGGGGTTCCGGGCGTTCCGGGGTTCGAATCTGTCGGGAGGATGGCCTGAAAGGGCTGCTCCGTGGCTTGCCTCCCAGACAGCCAAGGCTTCTGGTACTGACGGATCCTTCCTATGAGGTAAAAAGCGAGTATGAAGATGTGGCGGAGGCGCTGACGCGAGCCTGGCAGAAATGCCGGCACGGGGTGTACCTGATCTGGTATCCGATTCTGGCCGGCAGCGCCCATGAAAGACTAAAAAATGCAGTTTCCGGCGGCCCTGTGCGAAAAGTGCTTTGCAGTGAGATAACGCTCAGGCAATCACCGGAGCGTGGTATGTCCGGCTCCGGGATGCTGGTGATCAATCCACCCTGGGGGTTTGACCGCAGGCTCGCGGCGATGATGGAAGCTGTTTCCGCCAGTGACTGTCTTGGCATTACGTCAACGATGGACTGGCTGGTTCCGGAATGA